Proteins encoded within one genomic window of Paramisgurnus dabryanus chromosome 13, PD_genome_1.1, whole genome shotgun sequence:
- the twist1b gene encoding twist-related protein 1b, whose amino-acid sequence MPEEPARDSSSSPVSPADSLSNSDVEPDRPPKRCARKRRSSRKNGEDSDSSTLGKRGKKSSNSSSSPQSFEDLQTQRVMANVRERQRTQSLNEAFAALRKIIPTLPSDKLSKIQTLKLASRYIDFLYQVLQSDELDSKMASCSYVAHERLSYAFSVWRMEGAWSMSASH is encoded by the coding sequence ATGCCCGAAGAACCCGCGCGCGACTCCTCCAGTTCCCCGGTGTCTCCAGCGGACAGTCTCAGCAACAGCGACGTAGAGCCCGACAGACCGCCGAAGAGGTGCGCGAGGAAAAGGCGCTCCAGCAGAAAAAACGGGGAGGACTCCGACAGCTCGACCCTTGGGAAAAGAGGGAAGAAGTCCAGCAACAGCAGCAGCAGTCCACAGTCGTTTGAAGACCTACAGACTCAGCGCGTGATGGCGAACGTGCGCGAGCGCCAGAGGACGCAGTCGCTCAACGAAGCGTTCGCGGCTTTGCGCAAAATCATCCCCACATTACCCTCCGACAAACTGAGCAAAATACAGACGCTTAAACTCGCTTCCAGGTACATCGATTTCCTCTATCAGGTACTACAGAGTGATGAGCTGGACTCCAAGATGGCAAGCTGTAGTTATGTTGCTCACGAGCGCTTGAGCTACGCGTTTTCGGTGTGGAGGATGGAGGGCGCCTGGTCCATGTCTGCATCTCACTAG